The DNA window CCCATCCCTCTGTTTCTGATTCATCTGGACTCCGCTACTGAATGGTCTGCAGAGAGGGATGAGGGTTGTTATCGTGGACAGCGTTCCCTGAGAAATCCAGCTAGCTGCTCGAAGGTCATCCCCTGGATCAGCACCCGCTTCTGCGAGGAGGTGGCACCGCTCAGGATACTGATCCCGGACTGGGGGATGGTCAGCGTTCTACTGAGCAGCGCGACGATAGCCCGGTTAGCCTTCCCTTCGACGGGCGGTGTGGTGATGGAACAGCCGATCGCATGCCGCCACTCATTGTACCCTGCAGGAAAACGGTCGGCTTTCGCTTTAGAATTGACATCGAGGAGCAGGACGGTCCCCTCTCTGGTAGAGGTCAATGCATCAGCAGGATCTGCCATAAAAGAGCCCTGCAAAGGAGGTTTGTCGCCCGACATTAACAAACATGGGTCATCGGTGGCATTGCGCCGTTCCTCCCCCGTTTTAAATCCCTCATGCCGGGCGGTGCCTGTCGCGCAACCGGGTTGTCCCATGGATCACTTCTAGGCGCTTGCCACTCGATCACCCGGGGACCTATGGAAGCGCTGTATCGGCACAGAATCATATCTGTGGTCTCTCCATATAACCCCTCCCCCTGTACCAGCAGGGGTCGATCCTTGTGAAGTCCCCATGGTCATAGACGACCGTTCCCCGCATGATTACCCGTTCAGGAAAGACCGCCAACATCCCTTGATACGGTGTCCAGGTACACCTGCTGTGCAGGTCGGCGGCCTCAACAGGGACCGCCTCACGGGGATAGAGCGCAAAGTCGGCACGATCGCCGGGTGAGAACCCGGCCGGTGGGATTCCCAGAACTTTCGCCGGTGCAACAGCGGTCTTCTGCACGACAGAAGCGAGAGAGAGTTCGCTGGTGAGGACATGCGCCATCAACAGCGGAACCATCGTCTCGACGCCCGGCAGCCCGGAAGGGGCATTCGTAAAGGCCTGCGCCTTCTCGTTCAATGTGTGCGGCGCATGGTCCGAAGCGATCAGGTCGATCCGATCCCAGGCCAGAAAGAGTTCTCTCTGGAGACGTTCCGACCTGAGCGGTGGGTTCACACGCCCGTGAGTGTCGGTATCGGCGAACCGTTCGATGGAGAGAAGGAGGTGATGGGGAGTCACCTCGGCCGTCATCCCTGCCCGATGAGCTGCATCCAACGATCCTGCCGTGCTCATGTGGCAGCAGTGGACCCGCTGACCGGGTGCGCACGATGCCCGCAGGGCCTGTACAGCTCGCTCTTCCCCTGCCGGCGATCGCTGCAGACTGTGCTGGCGGAGCCCGACCGGCGCGGTACCGGAGACCTCCTCAGCATGAACGGTGACGAGCCCCCCCAGCCGATGGATCTCAGCAAAGGTGCGCTGCTGCACCTCCAGTGTCAGGGCCTCCCCGTAACTGGACGGAGCGATGAAGACTTCGCCGAACGCCAGCGCCCCGCCCTGCCAGAGGTCCGCAATTCTCGCATCCCGGGTCACGGCCCCGTTCACCCCGAACCCGCAGTACGAATGGGCGGTGGCATCGGCGACCCTGACTTTGAAATGTTCCCGGTTGGTGATCGGCGGGACAGTGTTCGGCTGGTCGACCACCACCGTCACCCCGCCGGCCAGTGCGCTCTGCGAACCGGTGGTCCAGTCCTCCTTGACGGACTGAGTGCCGCCCCGCATATGAACATGCATATCGATCGCGGCCGGGAGGACGAGCAGTCCCCTGCAATCGAGCGTCTGATGAGCCGGAGCTCCGGCACCTGCATGCACGACGATCCCGTCCCGGACCTGCAGGTCGACAACCCTTCCGTCCGGAAGGGTCAGGTTTAATAGGAGGAGATCTAGCATACCCGCGGAACCGGGTCACCCATCGGCGGTTCGATAAACCGTTCGCCGCCGATCGAGGTCTCCATGATCACAGACGATCCTTCGACGACCTTCCCGATGATCGCGGCGTCCTTACCGAGGGGATGGCGCCGGATCGCGGCGAGTATGCTCTCTGCGTCCTCTTCTGGAACTCCCATCACGACCTTTCCTTCGTTGGCGACCTCGAGCGGGTCAATGCCGAGCAGCGAGCCGGCACTCCTCACACTGGCCCGGATCGGGACCGCAACCTCCTCAAGTCTGACGCCGACGCCAGCTTTTCTGGCCATCTCGTTGATGGCCGCCGCAAACCCTCCGCGGGTCGGGTCCTTCATCGCATGGATCGTGCCGGCCGCCATCGCCCCCTTCACCAGTGACCAGATAGGAGCCACATCAGAACGAATCTGGTCCCCAAGGTCGAATCCTTCCCGATGGGTCAGGATCGCAAGCCCATGATCCCCGAGCGTACCACTGACGATGATTCGGTCCCCTGGCATCAACCCGTTGTCGCGGACCACCGTTTCGGCAACACCGATCCCGGCCGTGTTGATGGCAATCCCATCGAGCGCCCCCTTCTCGACGACCTTGGTATCTCCGGTAACCAGCGAGGCACCGGCCTCGCCGAGTGCGGTATTCATCGACTGCATGATCTGCTCGAGATCCCCGACATCGAACCCCTCCTCAAGGATCAGCCCGCAGGAGAGGGCGATCGGACGACCGCCCATCATGGCCAGATCGTTGATCGTCCCAGATACCGCGATCCTTCCAATGTCCCCGCCCGGGAAGAAGATCGGATGGACCACATGCGAATCTGTGGTGAAGACGATATTGGTCCCCCCGATCGGGATGACCGCACCGTCATCGAGTGACTCAAGACCGATACCTCCGGCATTATTGTGGGTGACGCAGGAGAGCACCTTCAACAGTTCTCCCATCACCTCCCCGCCAGCGCCATGCATCATCTGTACTTTCATGATTCGTTCACTTCGATCTCAATATTGCTGACCACGATCTCTTTTCCTTTGACGATCTGCGGAAGTCCGCCACACGACGGACAGACAAATTTATTCTCGCCAGAGTAGTTACCGCACGAACAGGTCATCACCGGTTTCACCGTTGTGCAGACCAGGTCTGTTCCGGAGAAGAGCGGATCGTCTTCGATGATCAGTTTGAACAGATAGACCACCTGCTCCGGGTTCACCATGGCAATCTCTCCGACATCGACGTGGATCGTGGTCACCGAGGTTGCGCTGTTCTCCTGCGCTGCTCGTCGTGCAGTCGCATAGATATCATAAGCAATGCTGTATTCGTGCATCTTCTCTGACCTCTCTGCCCAAAACCAGGGGTACATCACTGCTGACAGGTGCACCCTGACGACCGACTATATGGTCCTTCAGAGCGTATTCCCATCCACACAGTAGTATTTGACCGGTGCTCCACTAAAGCGTTCCCAAACGTTGGCAGAAGTTTTTCACTCAGAACGATCAGTCGCTCTCTTCCATCGCCGCGTAGACCTGCCTGAAGACCTCCAGGGTCTCAAGCCCCTCCTCACGGCTCAACCGCTGGATCGCAAAACCGACGTGGACCAGCACATACTCTCCGACCTTGACATCGACGAGGTCCAGCCTGACCTCCTGCTGAAGTTCACCATAATCAACGACACCAATGTTCCCATCCTTGATCTCAATAACCTCAGCAGGCACTGCAACACACATGTTCCAACCTTCATCGATACATTAGTCGATCATAGACAATAAACGCAGTGATACATCTCTCCGAAAGAGAGAATGCGAAAAAAGAATTCTATTGATATCAAAAGACCGGTTCGGTCAGTGTATCTACGCATGTCTCAGCAAGGGACTCGGAAGGGCCCATGGCCGGCAGGTCTCCATTCCCTTCACTCACTACTTCTGACGTCCGATCATTCTGTTCGAGCATCATGGTGGCCGGGTCGATCAGGTCACAATCAGAACAGTCCAGGATGGTCGTGACGCACCGTTCCGCCTCTTGCTGTGACTTAAACGTTCCAACAGTCAGATAATCCGGCTGTTCGATATTGCCACACAGCAGATAGTAGCGCCCATCCTGATGTCGGATCAGATAGGTGTAGATATCGCAGGTGTTGACATAGATCGGCTCTTCAATGATCTCGTCTCTGCTGTCCTTCTTCGGCCTGATACACTTTAACCATACCATGCGTTACCACCTCAACGATGTAGTATGTAGCTCCCGGTCACATGCAGAGGATATGACAGCGATTATCGGCATCAAATCCAGTCGATGACTTTGGAATGCAACAGTACTGATATTGTTCTCCATGGGTAAAAAACCTTCCATACGTCCTTTATATGAGAATTAGACTGAAAATACGTAAGATTTCGTTCGCTTTGCAAAAAGGAGATATATATTGCAATGCATAATTGCATGGCCTTTCCCTCCTGCATAGAAAAAGTACCCATCGCGCAAGATCATCCCACCCCATCAAGAATATCACCATCAGTGACAGACTGCTTGAACCAGTCGTGAGAACATGAAAGCAAGGGAATATTCGATCACCCGGCAATCCGGAAAGTCATGTATCTAAATGATGGATATTTATAAATCCAGATCATCTTGATTTGGATATGTACACCCGGGAGGCCTCGAACCTCGATCTATTCACCGATTCTGTCAGACTCATGGGCGATGCCACTCTTTGTGCGGTTATCGAGTTCGACAGGAGACTTGACCCCTGCACTCTGGAAGAGGCTGCGCAGGCATGTCTCCGGGCTCACCCAATTCTTCACAGCCAGCTTGTCCGGGGAAAAGGCACGGTAATCTGGAATATGATTGAACCTGCCCGCATCCCCACCCTGAAAGTGGAAGAATGCGCCGGCAACTATCATCACCTGGTCATCGGGCCAGTTGATCCATACGGGTCGCTGCAGTTCCGTGTACGTCTGTTGAGAAGAACAGAGGGCGACATCATCGTCATCAACCTTGCTCATGCCGCAGCTGATGCATACGGCCTTCAAATTCTCACATCACAACTGTTGCAGGAATATCAGAGACCAGGCAGCATCAGTCCCGCTGAAGGAGGGATCCCCGAACGCGACACGCTCTGGACCCGTGAATTGGATCCAGAAGAAAAACCTGCACCATCCGAGATGAAGGTGATCAACCCCATGTGGCCCGATCCCTTTGGCACCTCCCGTAAACCCTCATCGTATCACAGGGATTGGGTCAGCCCCTCAGAATTAGAGAGAGTTCACACACACGTCAGAACACTCGGGGGGACCATCAATGACGCGGTGATGGCAGCCTATTACCTCTCAATAAGCGACCTCACAGGTCACTGCGAACCGATGGCCATCTTCTTCCCCGTCAACCTTCGCCAGCATCAAAACGATGGATCCCGGGTGATGAGCAATCAGGCCAATAACGTCTGCTTCATGATGGAGCGCAGGGCAGGAGAGGAGATAGAGGAGATCCTTCCTCGTGTCATTGAGGAGACAAAAATTCTCAAGGCAGGACGTATCGGCATCGCCGAACAGATTGAGATGGACACGATCTGCGATCCCGAAGGCAGGCGAATAGATCAGATGGTGGAGGAGATGATCGCCCTGCAGAATATGGGTCTGGCCGATATCTTCATCTCAAATCCCGGACTGTTTAACCTCCCGGATGTTGAAGGGCTCTCTGATGCTTACCTCTGTTATCCAGGGGGATACATGCCCACAACCTGTTTCATGACCAGTACGTTCCGTGGGAGGATGACGATCACCATGGGGTACCAGAACAGCGATCAGGCGAGGGAGGGGACACGCAGGGCGATGGATCTCTTTCGACGACATCTCCTATCACTGGTGGATGGAAGTTGACCCAACGCCGGAGTATCCATGGATAACTGTTCGAATCCCCATTTCAAGATAAGACAGCCGGATGAATCCGCCATGAGATCAGGTAGGAACAGTCTAACAACTGGATGAGCATTATTGAGACCCATAAGAAATCTAACCAAAACAGACGCCGAGGGAGAGATTTGAACTCTCGAGGTGCCAAGCACCAGTGGCTTTCAAGGCCACCGCCTTCCCGGACTAGACTACCTCGGCCTTACCTCATGCTATTGGATCTTCTTCAATTAAAAGCCTTTGAAAGATTGATGGCTCAGAAACCGAACTGTGCAAGCGTCGTCCTCGACGGGTCTACATCCTCCCAGTTCCAGCCAAGTGCTTCGATGATGCGAGTTATCGGCTGTTTAATTGTCTTTTCGAGCATGGTTTCGTAGTCGATGACAAACTCGGATGGCACCTGGTCGGCATACTCAAAACAGAGCACATCGGTCTTCGGGTACTTGCCCTTCACCTGTTTGATGTAGACCCGCTTCGGTTTTGACCCCTTACCATACTCCGTGCCCAGATAACGGTTCGAGTACTTAGCCCCCCTCACTTGCGCATCATCGGTCTCGTACTGGCCGAGCTGCTTTCCGATTCCCCCGGGGATCCCGATCTCTTCAAGGGGGAACTTCCCGCCCCGGTATCTCCTGATCACATCGCCAAGATAGGATTTGACCGCAGAGTATTCTTCACCAGAGAGGATCATCTCCATCACGCGTCGTTGCACGATCTTC is part of the Methanosphaerula palustris E1-9c genome and encodes:
- a CDS encoding DUF167 domain-containing protein, with protein sequence MADPADALTSTREGTVLLLDVNSKAKADRFPAGYNEWRHAIGCSITTPPVEGKANRAIVALLSRTLTIPQSGISILSGATSSQKRVLIQGMTFEQLAGFLRERCPR
- the pyrC gene encoding dihydroorotase translates to MLDLLLLNLTLPDGRVVDLQVRDGIVVHAGAGAPAHQTLDCRGLLVLPAAIDMHVHMRGGTQSVKEDWTTGSQSALAGGVTVVVDQPNTVPPITNREHFKVRVADATAHSYCGFGVNGAVTRDARIADLWQGGALAFGEVFIAPSSYGEALTLEVQQRTFAEIHRLGGLVTVHAEEVSGTAPVGLRQHSLQRSPAGEERAVQALRASCAPGQRVHCCHMSTAGSLDAAHRAGMTAEVTPHHLLLSIERFADTDTHGRVNPPLRSERLQRELFLAWDRIDLIASDHAPHTLNEKAQAFTNAPSGLPGVETMVPLLMAHVLTSELSLASVVQKTAVAPAKVLGIPPAGFSPGDRADFALYPREAVPVEAADLHSRCTWTPYQGMLAVFPERVIMRGTVVYDHGDFTRIDPCWYRGRGYMERPQI
- the hypE gene encoding hydrogenase expression/formation protein HypE, with the protein product MKVQMMHGAGGEVMGELLKVLSCVTHNNAGGIGLESLDDGAVIPIGGTNIVFTTDSHVVHPIFFPGGDIGRIAVSGTINDLAMMGGRPIALSCGLILEEGFDVGDLEQIMQSMNTALGEAGASLVTGDTKVVEKGALDGIAINTAGIGVAETVVRDNGLMPGDRIIVSGTLGDHGLAILTHREGFDLGDQIRSDVAPIWSLVKGAMAAGTIHAMKDPTRGGFAAAINEMARKAGVGVRLEEVAVPIRASVRSAGSLLGIDPLEVANEGKVVMGVPEEDAESILAAIRRHPLGKDAAIIGKVVEGSSVIMETSIGGERFIEPPMGDPVPRVC
- a CDS encoding hydrogenase maturation nickel metallochaperone HypA/HybF encodes the protein MHEYSIAYDIYATARRAAQENSATSVTTIHVDVGEIAMVNPEQVVYLFKLIIEDDPLFSGTDLVCTTVKPVMTCSCGNYSGENKFVCPSCGGLPQIVKGKEIVVSNIEIEVNES
- a CDS encoding HypC/HybG/HupF family hydrogenase formation chaperone, coding for MCVAVPAEVIEIKDGNIGVVDYGELQQEVRLDLVDVKVGEYVLVHVGFAIQRLSREEGLETLEVFRQVYAAMEESD
- a CDS encoding condensation domain-containing protein → MYTREASNLDLFTDSVRLMGDATLCAVIEFDRRLDPCTLEEAAQACLRAHPILHSQLVRGKGTVIWNMIEPARIPTLKVEECAGNYHHLVIGPVDPYGSLQFRVRLLRRTEGDIIVINLAHAAADAYGLQILTSQLLQEYQRPGSISPAEGGIPERDTLWTRELDPEEKPAPSEMKVINPMWPDPFGTSRKPSSYHRDWVSPSELERVHTHVRTLGGTINDAVMAAYYLSISDLTGHCEPMAIFFPVNLRQHQNDGSRVMSNQANNVCFMMERRAGEEIEEILPRVIEETKILKAGRIGIAEQIEMDTICDPEGRRIDQMVEEMIALQNMGLADIFISNPGLFNLPDVEGLSDAYLCYPGGYMPTTCFMTSTFRGRMTITMGYQNSDQAREGTRRAMDLFRRHLLSLVDGS